In Patagioenas fasciata isolate bPatFas1 chromosome 2, bPatFas1.hap1, whole genome shotgun sequence, a single window of DNA contains:
- the LOC136099032 gene encoding histone-lysine N-methyltransferase SETMAR-like — MGRTSAETAHNINNAFGPGTANECTVQWWVKKFCKREESLEDEEHSGQPSEGDNDQLRAIIEANTLTTTPEMAEERNVDCSMVIRHLKQIGKLKKLGKWMPCELTENKNNCDFAVSSSLILHNNNEPFLDQIVTCNEKWIVYDNQQQPAQWLDQEEPPKPFPKPNLHQKIVMITVC, encoded by the coding sequence ATGGGTCGTACATCAGCAGAGACAGctcacaacatcaacaatgcatttggcccaggaactgctaatgaatgtacagtgcagtggtgggtcaagaagttttgcaaaagagaagagagccttgaagatgaggagcatagtggccaGCCATCCGAAGGTGACAACGACCAgttgagagcaatcatcgaagcCAATACTCTTACAACTACACCAGAAATGGCCGAAGAACGCAACGTTGACTGTTCTATGGTCattcggcatttgaagcaaattgggaaGCTGAAAAAGCTCGGTAAGTGGATGCCTTGTgaactgactgaaaataaaaacaattgtGATTTTGCagtgtcatcttctcttattctacacaacaacaacgaaccatttcttgatcagattgtGACGTGCAATGAAAAGTGGATTGTATATGACAACCAGCAACAACCAGCTCAATGgctggaccaagaagaacctccaaagcccttcccaaagccaaacttgcaccaaaaaataGTCATGATCACTGTTTGTTGA